The window TTCGAGGGCGGCGCCGCCGGGCCGGCGGTGCTGGACCGGCAGGTAGCCGGTGTGCAGCCGGTCGACGGAGTCGCGGGCCCGGCCCAGGGCCTCGACGAGGGCGGTGACCTGGTTGTCCGCGTCGAGCAGCAGTTGACGGACGGCGGTGTCGACGGAGACGGCGGCGTGTCCGGCCGTGCCGGTGCCGTCCGCCCCGGCGGCCGCGGTGGGCTGGAGCAGGCCGAGGGCGCGGAGTTCGGCGGTGGCGGCGGCCAGGCGGGGCTCGTCCCAGCCGAGGCCGAGGTCGGCGGCCGGGCGGCCGGGTTCGGCGAGCAGCCGGGCGTAGAGCCGGGTGGCGTCTCGGTCGGGGCCGCCGGCGGGGTGGTCGGCCCGCGCCGCACTCTCCATGCGCTCCATCGGCGCAGCGTAGTGAGGCCGGGCGCGGGCGGGCCGGGGTTTCCGAGGACCGAGACGGCGGACCGGGGTTTCCGAGGAGCGAGACGGCGGGCCGGGGTTTCCGAGGAGCGAGACGGCGGGCCGGGGTCTCCGAGGAGCGGGGCGGCGGGCCGGGGTTTCCGAGGGGCGGGGCGGCGGGCCGGTTCCGCTCCCGGTCATGTCCGGTTGCGGCAGCGCCGGGAGGGCCCGGCCGCGGTCCGGCGGCGGCCAGGATGGGGCCATGGCTCTTCCCGAGGCTTCGACGATCTGGATGGACGGCGCGCTGGTGCCCTGGCAGCAGGCGCGGACGCATGTGCTGACGCACGGCCTGCACTACGGCACGGGGGTGTTGGAGGGCACCCGGGTGTTCGAGACGGCGGACGGTCCGGCGGTGTTCCGGCTGCCCGAGCACCTGCGCCGGCTGGACCGCAGTGCGCGGATGCTGCGAATGGAACTCCCCTACAGTGTGGAGGATTTGACCAAGGCGACGGTGGAGATGGTCCGGGCGAACGGCCACCGGTCGTGCTATCTGCGGCACTTCGCGTTCCTGGGGTACGGCTCGATGGGCCTGGACATGCGCTTCTCGCCCACCACCACGGCGATCGCGAGTTGGCAGTGGCAGTCCCAACTGCCGGACGGCGGTGGTGGGATCAGGGTGAAGACGAGCAGTTGGCGGCGGAACGACCCGAACGCGGTGCCGCCTGCGGCGAAGGCGACCGGGCCGTACCTGAACTCGGTGCTGGCCCGCCGGGAGGCGAGCGACGCGGGGTACGACGAGGCGCTGCTGCTGGGGTCGGACGGTTCGGTGAGCGAGTGCACCGGCGAGAACGTGTTCCTGGTGCGTGACGGGGTGCTGCGGACGCCGCCGTCGAGCGCGGGCGCGTTGGAGGGGATCACCCAGGACACGGTGCTGGAGCTGGCCGCCGGTCTGGGGGTGCCGGTGCGGGTGGAGGGTCTGCTGCGCTCGGACCTTTACGCGGCGGACGAGGTGTTCCTGTGCGGGACGGCGGCCGGGGTGGTGCCGGTGCGGTCACTGGACGACCGCGAGCTGCCGTCCTCCCCCGGCCCGGTCACGGAGCGGCTGCGCGAGGCGTACGAGGCGGCGGTCTCCGGCGAGGACCCGCGCTACCGGCGCTGGCTGACGCCGGTGGGGTGAGCGTTCAGAGGTCGTAGACGGCGCCGGCTCTCGCGACGTCGACCGGTCCGGCGAAGGCGGCGGCGGCGTCCCGGCGGTTGTGTTCGGCGTCGGTCCACGGCGGGATGTGGGTGAGGACGAGCCGGCGGGCGCGGGCGGCGGTGGCGTGTTCGCCGGCCTCGCGGCCGTTGAGGTGGACGGCCCGGTAGGTGTCGCGGCCGTCGATGTAGGCGGCTTCGCAGAGGAAGAGGTCGCTGTCGCGGGCGAGTTCGACGAGGGCGGCGCTCTCGCCGGTGTCGCCGGAGTAGACGAGGGTGCGGCCGGCGTGTTCGAGTCGGAAGGCGAACGCGTCGACGGGGTGGTTGACCTGGGCGACCTCGATCCGGAACGGGCCGAGGTCGAAGGCGCCGGGGGTGAGGGTCCGGAAGTCGAAGACCCCCTTCATGCCGGGGTTCTCGGGCATGTCGTAGGCGCGGGCCATCCGCTCGGCGGTGCCGGCGGGGCCGTAGACGGGCAGCGGGTCGGGGCAGCCCTCGGCCCGGTAGTTGCGGGCGACCCAGTAGGCGCAGAGGTCGACGCAGTGGTCGGCGTGCAGGTGGCTGAGCAGGACGGCGTCGACCTCGTAGAGGCTGACGTACTTCTGCAGGGCGCCGAGCGCGCCGTTGCCGAGGTCGAGTACGACGCGGTAGCCGTCGGCCTCCACGAGGTAGCTGGAGCACGGCGAGTCGGCGGACGGGAAGCTCCCCGAGCACCCCACCACGGTCAGTTTCATCCGAGCCCCTCCGCCCCGACACGTTTCGGCTGCTGCTGGTCAATGGCAGTACCGGCCGGTGAACCGGCGGGTAGCACTGCGTTCGCGTGTCGAGAGTAAGGGCGGAGGGGCACTTTGCCCCCGTCTCCGTGCCGGGCTGTGGCTGGAATCACCAGAACGCCGGGGGCGGCTCGGTGCGGTGGTTCAGCGGTGGCCGGGGCGCCGGCGGGCCCAGGCCTTGATCGTGTCGGGGTGCCAGCGGGGGTGTCCGTTGCCGTCGACGGCATCGGGGTCGGGGAGCAGGCCGTGCCGGCGGTAGTTGCGGACGGTCTCCGGCTGGACGTTGATGTGGCGGGCGATCTCGGCGTACGACCACAGGTCGGTGCTGCGGCTCACGGGTCACCTCGGGGTGCAGGGGGGACGTGCGTGATCAGCTTTCCGGGCCCCGGGAGCGGCATCCTGCGCACAACGGACTCCGTGGTCATTCCGTGACGAACCGGGAGCAGGGAACGGATAAATGCCCGACTGTCACAGCCGTCGTGGTGGTGGGGCCGGCCGGGTGCCGGGTACGGTCTGGCGCATGACTGGCTTCTGGGTGCTGCTGGCCGTGGCGGGTGCCGCGCTGCTGGCCGTTGTCGTGTCGGTGCTGGTCCGGCGGGCCCGCGGCGGGCCCGCGCCGACCCGGCCGGCGCCGCGGCCGCGCCCGGCGAAGGGGCGCCCGGGCCCGGCGCCGCAGGAGATCTGGTGGGCGGAGGTGCCGTTCGAGGACGGCCCGGGGGCGAAGGACCGCCCCTGCCTGGTGCTGCGGGTCGGGGGCCGGACCGCGACCGTCGCGAAGATCACCAGCAAGCACCACGCGGAGCGGCCGGGCGTGCTGGCGCTGCCGCCCGGCTCGGTGGGCGACCGCCAGGGGCGGACCAGCTGGCTGGAGACCGACGAGCTGCGCGAGGTGCCGCTCTCGGCCTTCCGCCGCCGGGCCGGTGTGGTCGACGGGCGGATCTGGGCCCGGGCCCGGCAGGCGGTCTCGGGCTAGGGGCGTCCGGCCGGGCCGGGCCGCAGGGACGGGCCCGGAGCCTCCGTCAGGCCCAGAGCTGGCCCTGCAGGGCCTCGACCGCGGCCTCGGTCGACTCGGCGGTGTAGATGCCGGTGGAGAGGTACTTCCAGCCGCCGTCCGCGACGACGAAGACGATGTCGGCGCGCTCCGCGGCGGTGGCGGCCTTGCGGCCGACGCCGATCGCGGCGTGCAGGATGGCGCCGGTGGAGACGCCCGCGAAGATGCCCTCCTGCTGGAGGAGTTCACGGGTGCGGCGGACGGCGTCGGCGGAGCCGACCGAGAAGCGGGTGGTGAGCACCTCGGCGTCGTACAGCTCGGGAACGAAGCCCTCGTCGAGGTTGCGCAGGCCGTAGACCAGGTCGTCGTAGCGGGGCTCGGCGGCGACGATCCGCACCCCGGGCACCTTCTCGCGCAGGAACCGGCCGACGCCCATCAGGGTGCCGGTGGTGCCCAGGCCGGCCACGAAGTGGGTGACGGAGGGCAGGTCCGCGAGGATCTCGGGGCCGGTGGTGGCGTAGTGGGCGCCGGCGTTGTCGGGGTTGCCGTACTGGTAGAGCATGACCCAGTCGGGATGCTCGGCGGCGATCTCCTTGGCGATCCGCACCGCGGTGTTGGAGCCGCCGGCGGCCGGTGAGGGGATGATCTCCGCGCCCCACATGCGCAGCAGCTCGCGGCGCTCCTCGCTGGTGTTCTCCGGCATCACGCAGACCATCCGGTAGCCCTTGAGCTTGGCGGCCATGGCGAGCGAGATGCCGGTGTTGCCGCTGGTGGGCTCCAGGATGGTGCACCCGGGGGTGAGCAGCCCGGCGGCCTCGGCGCGCTCGATCATGTGCAGCGCGGGGCGGTCCTTGATGGAGCCGGTGGGGTTGCGGTCCTCCAGCTTGGCCCAGAGCGTCACCAGGCCGTCGGTGTTGCCGGGGACGGCGGCGGAGAGTCGGGGCAGGCGGACCAGCGGGGTGTTGCCGACGGCTTCGAGCGGGCTGTCGTAACGCAAGGGGTGCCTCCGGCAACGGCGGTGAGGGTCGGGTGCGGCGGTCCTCCCGCCCGCGCGGCCGGCGGGCGGGAGGACCGGAGGTCAGCGGGCGCCGCCGGCCACGGCGGGCAGGATGGTGACGCTGTCGCCGTCGGCGAGGGCGGTGGAGATGCCCTCCAGGAAGCGGACGTCCTCGTCGTTGAGGTAGACGTTGACGAAGCGGCGCAGCTCGCCGCCGTCCAGCAGGCGGGCGGCGATGCCCGGGTGGCGGGCGTCGAGGTCCTGGAAGAGTTCCCCGAGGTTGCTGCCGGTGCCCTCGACGGCCTTGGCGCCGTCGGTGTAGGTGCGGAGGATGGTCGGGATGCGGACCTCGATGGCCATGGGTGCGCTCCTGTGCGAGTCGTGAGGTGGGTGGGCCGCAGCGGGCGCGGCAGGTCGGGTCCGGCCCGGTGCGCAGGGCGTGCGGCGGGCCTGGGGCGGGCGGCTCAGCGCGAGCGCGCCGGCGTGCCGG of the Kitasatospora sp. NBC_01246 genome contains:
- a CDS encoding branched-chain amino acid transaminase, which produces MALPEASTIWMDGALVPWQQARTHVLTHGLHYGTGVLEGTRVFETADGPAVFRLPEHLRRLDRSARMLRMELPYSVEDLTKATVEMVRANGHRSCYLRHFAFLGYGSMGLDMRFSPTTTAIASWQWQSQLPDGGGGIRVKTSSWRRNDPNAVPPAAKATGPYLNSVLARREASDAGYDEALLLGSDGSVSECTGENVFLVRDGVLRTPPSSAGALEGITQDTVLELAAGLGVPVRVEGLLRSDLYAADEVFLCGTAAGVVPVRSLDDRELPSSPGPVTERLREAYEAAVSGEDPRYRRWLTPVG
- a CDS encoding MBL fold metallo-hydrolase → MKLTVVGCSGSFPSADSPCSSYLVEADGYRVVLDLGNGALGALQKYVSLYEVDAVLLSHLHADHCVDLCAYWVARNYRAEGCPDPLPVYGPAGTAERMARAYDMPENPGMKGVFDFRTLTPGAFDLGPFRIEVAQVNHPVDAFAFRLEHAGRTLVYSGDTGESAALVELARDSDLFLCEAAYIDGRDTYRAVHLNGREAGEHATAARARRLVLTHIPPWTDAEHNRRDAAAAFAGPVDVARAGAVYDL
- a CDS encoding helix-turn-helix transcriptional regulator, whose protein sequence is MSRSTDLWSYAEIARHINVQPETVRNYRRHGLLPDPDAVDGNGHPRWHPDTIKAWARRRPGHR
- a CDS encoding type II toxin-antitoxin system PemK/MazF family toxin, yielding MTGFWVLLAVAGAALLAVVVSVLVRRARGGPAPTRPAPRPRPAKGRPGPAPQEIWWAEVPFEDGPGAKDRPCLVLRVGGRTATVAKITSKHHAERPGVLALPPGSVGDRQGRTSWLETDELREVPLSAFRRRAGVVDGRIWARARQAVSG
- a CDS encoding PLP-dependent cysteine synthase family protein, producing MRYDSPLEAVGNTPLVRLPRLSAAVPGNTDGLVTLWAKLEDRNPTGSIKDRPALHMIERAEAAGLLTPGCTILEPTSGNTGISLAMAAKLKGYRMVCVMPENTSEERRELLRMWGAEIIPSPAAGGSNTAVRIAKEIAAEHPDWVMLYQYGNPDNAGAHYATTGPEILADLPSVTHFVAGLGTTGTLMGVGRFLREKVPGVRIVAAEPRYDDLVYGLRNLDEGFVPELYDAEVLTTRFSVGSADAVRRTRELLQQEGIFAGVSTGAILHAAIGVGRKAATAAERADIVFVVADGGWKYLSTGIYTAESTEAAVEALQGQLWA
- a CDS encoding MoaD/ThiS family protein — encoded protein: MAIEVRIPTILRTYTDGAKAVEGTGSNLGELFQDLDARHPGIAARLLDGGELRRFVNVYLNDEDVRFLEGISTALADGDSVTILPAVAGGAR